AACTCGACAAAACTCTCCAGGGCAGGAGAAGATATGTAGATTGAATTGTACtgtttcttatatatatatacatatggcAGAAGACGAAacctgttatatatatatataaatataaagactTTTATGGTTTTGCTtttgattaatttaatattttttctattgtttttctattgatttaattaatattattatgattatttatattgttttgttattaaagTAATGAATACTTCTgtgagtatttatatttttgttattaaataaacttatattattatgtttatttatattgttttaatattaattaaaattatattgttgtgtttatttataacattttacTGTTCAGCCCCATAAGTAAATCAgaagtagtaataataatgtcCGCTAGGAGGCAGTGTGGGGTGTGTGCTCTCTCAATTCTTCTTCCGGTTCTCTTCCGGGTTCGAGGAAGAGTCAAATAATCATGGAGTGAATCATGTTCGAGTCAAAACATTGAAACGCGTGAAGGgaaaactttatatttttcacaTGTTGGAgttttatctccatgtttctctCCGGTGAGGTGACGTCACGTATACCGGCTCTTGCTTGCGTCCAGTGACCGCAGCGGGGGGTCGTCATGTCGGTTCTGCTGCGGAGGTCGTGTCGGTGGTGTCGCCCGAACCGGGTGGGGGTGCTGGTGGGGGGGAGAGGCTGCTCCTCGGCTCCGGTTCCGGTTCAGGGGGAGGTGCGGGTCCGGTTCGCCCCCAGTCCCACAGGTACGACCCCCTCAACCGGTCTACACGTTTAGATCACACATGCtcattttgaaataataataataacataattattattatgttatacaGTAATAAATACTGTAGTTTCTGGGTTATATATAATAAACACTAGTTTCTAGTTCACATGAACGTATATATTGTGGTATCAGTGTAGAATCTACACTGATACCACAACTGACTGGCTGTAGGGGTTTGTGTTGATAGTTTTTGTGCAGTATGGTTTTTGGGGCTTTGTGTTACTTCATgttcatatatattataaatactgTAGTTTCTGGttcatatatattgtatatattgtggTATCAGTGTAGATGTAGTGTGCCTGTGGCTGTAGGGGTTTGTGTTGACATAATATTAATACTACAGTTTTTGTGCAGTATGGTTTTTGGGGCTTTGTGTTACTTCATgttcatatatattataaatactgTAGTTTCTGGTTCATATGAACATATACATTGTGGTGACAATGTAGATatagtgtgtctgtggctgtaGGGGTTTTGTGTTGACATATATTATAAATGCTATAGTTTTAGTGAAGTATAGTTTTTGGGGCTTTATGTTACTTCATGCTCATAAATAATATATACTGTAGTGTCTGgttcatatatattataaatactgTAGTTTCTGGTTCAtataataaatactgtaaaattcattatattatgtcataatataATGAATTTTGCAACGAGATACATGGACAAAAGTATGAGGATATTAAAGTAAAATTTTTAATCAGACAAAACTGAAGTTTTCATCAAATACAACCACTCACAGGCCCCTCAGCCCCAATTTGAAGTCAgctaacatttaatttattattttattttaaaatcaactTGAGCCTGTAACGATACGTAAGAAAAAACTGTCAACTCATGCTTTCTACAGGGTTCCTACTGTCCTGAAAAACCTGGAagagtcatggaattgtaaaatgtttatttccaggcctggaaaagtgcttgaaaaaaataaaatccaaaatgttttggagaagtcatggaaatttgttatattcatattttcagtaAGTACATGTCATGGGTTACAACACACAAAGacctcaatcaaactattgtctcattcatttgtgtaatttaaggtatactgtatgctttggaattctcattgttagcttaaatacaatttttgtCAATatttcatgtatacaccgagatttcacaacatttttgatcatggaaatttggtttaaagttattgaaaagttatggaaatccattggtcaaatgtgtatgaaccctgttttTATCACCTGAGGAATATTTCCAAAATAAGATCACTTCTGTCCTTCATCAATACAGAgttgtgcttttgttttcctgtctCAAGTTTCAACCATCAGAGCAGATCCACGTTATTCAGCAGCTTCAATACTGGTCGAGACAAACCGCTCTTTCACATAACTCCCATTCTTTTAGAATTAACTTTAAAAGATCAGTGAGCTCCTGATCGGCTCCTAAGGTCTGTACAGTCCTGGTCCTCTAACTTCAAGTTTAAAGTGACTGTTGATGATTCTCGTTTGAAAGTGAAAGAGCTCTGTTCTAGAGACACACGTTGACCACAAAGAAACTTGtcaaccacagacagaaaaccACCCTTTAAACTAGAACTAGGCACATATCTCCTCCTAAAAGTAATGAAAaatctcacaatattaaagaaagtaaagTAATAAACCATTAAAGGCACAGTATGATTACaaagattgattgattatttatttaagcaaacacattgaggaataagacactaatttacaatggtgccgagggtacaatgaagagttaatacattgaaagaatgaaataaatatgcatatatatatatatatacagtaatacaagggaaaaggtcataaacaatcatttttgacaATTCAATGAAATACTATGGTTAAGTCAACTAACATGGAACAAAGAGATGGAAAACACCCAACATGTGACATGAAACAACGTTAAACTGATACCCAAGATTCAGAAATGACTTGAAACACCTGCAGAACAACCACAAAGATTCACAAAGCAGCgacaaggacacacaaacacaccatttgtagccattttgtgtcttttttcagTCTCCTATCTAAAATACAGCTTTAGCTTCAACCAGGCAAATTTAGCACCAAACCAAAAGTGCTACTGTTATATGTTTGTTTCAAGGGAGATTTGCCAGTATTGTCTGTTCTAGATAATCTTTATTCAGCAGTGTGATGTTCCCATGACCACGATGCTTTGTGCTGCAGGCTTCTTGCACCTTGGAGGCCTCCGCACTGCTCTCTACAACTACATCTTCGCCAAGAAATACGCAGGAGCCTTCATCCTGCGACTGGAGGACACGGACCAGAGCCGACTGGTCCCGGGAGCAGCTGAGTCCATAGAGGACATGCTGGAGTGGGCTGGTGGGAGACGCTGGTTGATTGAGAACCATCACTTTAAAGTCTGTCAGATTAAACAGTGTAAGGAAggtttattaatgttgtgtGACTATTCTCACATCTGCCAGGTGTTCCTCCAGATGAGAGTCCTCGTCGAGGTGGGCCACTCGGTCCATATCTGCAGTCTCAGCGATTAGACCTGTACAGTCGAACGGCCgagcagctcctgcagagcGGAGACGCCTACCACTGCTTCTGCAGCCCACAGAGACTGGAGCTGCTGAGGAAAGAGGCTCTGAGGAGCGGACAGACGCCACGGTGACTAACTCCCATCAGAGTCTATAcccatgtgtggctgcagagggcgctggtGCTCAGTGAAACCTAGctagtgttgctttaagatgTTCACTCTGTTCTGTGCAGGTACGACAACAGGTGCCGTCACCTCCGGGCCGACCAGGTCCAGGAGAAGCTGGACCAGGGGACCTCACACGTGATCAGGTTTCGTCTGGAAGCCGGCGTCGAGCCTTTTCAGGATCTGATCTTCGGATGGAATCGTCATGAAGTGGCTCAGGTCGGGTTTCTGGGGATTTTTGAAATGTGCAGCATCTAAATGTCTCTTTGTGGTCTTCACATTAACTGATGGAGGATAGATGGATAATTCCCTAGTTTCTCAGATAACTGCAGGGtgttagaaatgtatttttgccTATTATGACATTTTTAATCATGGCTTACCTACGTTTTTGTTTCTAGAAAAAGATGAAACTCAAAACAAGCGTCTcctgccctctgtcctctcctgcaGGTGGAGGGCGACCCTGTGGTGATCAAAGCCGACGGGTTCCCCACCTATCACCTGGCGAACATCGTGGATGATCATCACATGAAGATCAGCCACGTGCTGCGAGGCTCCGAGTGGCTCATCTCCACCTCCAAACATCTCCTCATGTACCGAGCGCTCGGATGGAAGCCGCCCACCTTCGGACATCTGCCGCTCCTGATGAACAAAGACGGCAGCAAACTGTCCAAGAGGCAGGGGGACATCTTCATCCAGAGCTACCAGAGGGACGGGGTGCTGCCGGACGCTCTGCTGGACATCACCACCAACTGTGGCTCTGGATTCAACAGTGAGTGACGGAGAAGTTATCGGAGAGAGTTATCATCTCTGCATATTTTGCGTGCGTGGCAGCTgatgatatttatattgttttcttcTCACTCTTCAAACCTTGGGGTTTTCCTGTGGTACCAACGTCCTCCGCTAAGAGAGGCAACACAACTACACAGCAAGAAAAAGCAACTATTTAGAGACACAAACCAACCACGTAGAAACGTGGTCATGaaggaagaagcagaagagcTTCAAAGATACACAAAGCAACTTCaaagatacacaaaacaacctcaaatagacacaaaacaacaaaacaatacaaaatgatCATGAGGAGATGTGCATCATGGCAGGAGagacaacaaaacaaccacagagaTATGCAGAACTACCAGAAGAACTTGAACATAAAGAGATACAAAATGATCCCAGAGAGTCTAAATAATTACCAGGACACAAACCAACCATGTAGACACGTTGtcatgaagaaagaagcagatgAGCTTCAAAGATACACAAAGCAACTTTaaatagacacaaaacaaccaaaagaaacaaaatgatcATGAGGAGATATGCATCATGGCAGGAGagacaacaaaacaaccacagagaTATGCAGAACTACCAGAAGAACTTGAACATAAAGAGATACAAAATGATCCCAGAGAGTCTAAATAATTACCAGGAGACACAAAACCACCGAATAGAAACAAAAATGACCATGAGGAGAGATGCAAAGCTGCAttaaagacacacaaagcacataCAAAGATGTACACAAGAAAGAGAGCTGCAAAACTACCgcaaagaaacaaaatgaagatGGAGAAGCAGGATGTGTGGGGTCATTTTACCTTTTTACGTGTGTCTAAAGTTGTCATATTTCCTCACAGCCAATCGAATGGGGCGGAGGATAGACGAGCTGATCTCCGAGTTCAATCCCTCGAAGATCACAACTCACTCTGCTTTGTTAGACCTGGAGAAACTCCCAGAGTTCAACAGGCAAGTCAGAAACCCTCGGTCCCTCCATGAATTCTCGTCTGTTTTATATCATAACTCTCATCTGTGTAATGCCGGAGTGTTTCTGCCCCATTAAGACTTTATTATTCACATTAATGTCTCTAATCACGACAGAATCCACTTGCAGCAGCGTATTGAAGACCAGGATCAGTGCTTGTTGCTGATTAAAGATCTGCAGCGGAAAATCCAGCAGACGTACACGACAGAGATCCAGGAGCAAGACGTCCTGCACGAGGATTACATCAGACGGGTGCTGCAGCTGCGGAAGGTAACATGAAGATATGCTATGCAACTGGAGGAATCTACAGCCACTAAAGGGAAGAAACCACAGAATCTTCCACTTCTCACTGGTTTGCCCAGTAGAAATCTCTCCACAATAACATCTGTCTACTAATCGTATATCATCTCAAACAAGTAGGTTTCTGATTTGTTTTCCACTCAAAGAAAAGGTAAAGCAATTGAATTCAGGCTGAATTTACTTCTTAACCTTTTACTCTTTGTCCCACTGGTGATCACATGTGGTCACATCTCAGTCCTGCCCACtcgtccgtccctctgtctgtcctgtcaGAAAGTTGGAAAAAATgtttacttctgtatttatgaccacctttattcatttatttctgtatctatttccacatttatttatttcaacatttatttatttcaacatttatttatttcaacatttaagtgtccttatgtaaatgaggtaggaggtcccaaactcagtctcgagcaggattggtcaactgagctatacacacacacgcacacaacgaCCTTTTACTCTTTGTCCCACTAGTGATCACATGTGGTCACGTCTCATTCCTGCCCACTCGTCCGTCCCACTCGTCTGTCCTGTCAGACTGAAACTcgtctcttccctcctctgcagGGTCACATCACCTCCCTGCAGGAGCTTGTGAGTCCTGGTTATTCGTACCTGTGGGTCCGTCCTTCCTTCAccagccagcaggtggcagcactCACAGCAGAAGCCCCTCACGTTGCCTTGTTAATGCTGAAGTACGTggcatcatcttcatcagctcATACCTGGGCTTCACTATTCTTTTGTCAGCGGGATTGTGAACGTTTCTGTGCTTTCAGATTAATAGACGAGCGAGGCGAGCAGCTGACTCTGGATCTGCTCAGTGAAGATCTGAAGAGATTGTCCAAACAGACCAAAGCAACAAAGTACCGAGACGTGATGAAGCTCCTGCGTCTGGCTCTCAGCGGACTGCAGGTACCCGAGGAAGCATCTCATAAACTTAGATAAATGGACGGTTTAGTCCAAATCGATTTTCATGACCCAAAGTGAAATCACACCATGACAAAgtttcactctttctgtctcacTGAGATTTTTTAACTTCTCTCCTGAACAAACGAACCCAAACCAAGATGATCATGTTAGTGTTTTGTCACTTCACTTCCACAAAGATCTCATTCATCTGTCTCAAGCTCTGCACCTGCACTGTCATGCTTCAGTCTGATTTAGTCTCAGAGGAACTAATAACATcctcttattatttttttacagcTCACTTGGAGACTTTCATTTCTGCTTTCATTTGAACTCTTTAAACTGGATTTGTCAAACTCCACCAACTGACTCTTAGAAGTTTCTGCTTGATTgttaaaatgaaacatgaacCCTTTGCCTCCGTGTCCCGAGAAGGTTAAAGTTTAAAACGTTAGTAACGACTTCAGTTCCTCATTCACCACAGTAACTCTGGAAAAAGGAAGTTGTTTGTCATTGCGTTACATAGACGTTACTGTCTGTTGCTTCGCGGTCTGTTGTGCATTACTtcactgaccccccccccccaatctccCGATCTCCTGCAGCAAGGTCCCAGCGTGGCGGAGATGATGGCGTCTTTGGGGCCAGCGGAGATCAGACATCGCTtccagaagctgctgctgctctcagagACGAGTTAAGAGACCGGACACAGAAGAACTTCTGCTGAGGACGTGGCCTGTTTGAGTGGAGAGTTAAATGTTTTACCTCCCACTGATTCTACCAAAGCCACATTCAAAATGAACTGCACTCAGCTGGAATCAGTGCAACAATacttgaattattattataaatattttgtaaaacacacgggtctgtttgttttcttcactgCCGGGAAACTGTGCAGGACCAGGTGGCACCAGCCGCTCTGGGATGGGAGGTACCTcggttttttaaaatgtaaattatctTGTGGGTTACTCCAGAGAAATATTCTCAATGAACTCCAGCTCACAGATGTGTTGACTCATCAACTTGTTGGGACTTGTGAGACTGTTCAATAACTGTCATTGGCAGCTGATGATATTTATATGGTTTTCTTCTCACTCTTCAAACCTTGGGGTTTTCCTGTGGTACCAACGTCCTCCGCTAAGAGAGGCAACACAATTACACAGCAAGAATAAAGCAACTAtttagagacacacaccaaccaTGTAGACACGTTGtcatgaagaaagaagcagatgAGCTTCAAAGATACACAAAGCAACTTTaaatagacacaaaacaaccaaaagaaacaaaatgaacatgAGGAGATATGCATCATCGcaggacagacacaaaacaaccacaaagataTGCAGAAGGACTTGAACATAAAGACATGCAAAATTATCTCAGAGAGTCTAAATAATTACCAGGAGACACAAAACCACCAAATAGAAACAAAATGACATCGAGGAGAGATGCAAATCTGcattaaagaaacacaaaccacaTAAAAAGATGCACATGAGAAACAAAACGACCACGAAGAGCTGTCAAACTaccacaaagaaacaaaattaaGTTAAAGAAGCAGGAGGTGTGCGGTCATTTTACCTTTTTGTGTCTTCATCCCTCCataatacaaatacacttaTTACAGCGGTTACTGGTTCATAtggacatatatatattatagtttTTGTGTAGATGTAGCGTATGAGTGTGTCTTTTGGCAGGGTTTGTGTTAGTCGTAACTCttcataataaaaaacattaggATAAATATGCCTGTTATACTTCGTACTGTAGTTTCTGTGgagatgtggtgtgtgtgtctggctgtgGGGGTTTGTgttgatatatattataaatactaTAGTTTTAGTGCAGTATAGTTGTTGGGGCTTTTTGATACTTCATGttcatatatataataaatactgtAGTTTCTGGttcataaatataataaatactgtAGTTTCTGGTTCATACATATAATAAATACTGTAGTTTCTGGttcataaatataataaatactgtAGTTTCTGGttcatatatataataaatactgtAGTTTCTGGTTCACATGAACACATATTGTGGTAACAGTGTAGATGCagtatgtctgtgtctgtgtctgtgggggtggggggggggttgtgttgatgtgtcaggAGTGTGACGGGGCGTATGTGTCACATGTCTCCGCAGTGACAGCGGCAGTTTGACACCTCGCTTCCCCCGGAGAGACGCACTGTTTGCGGCGGAGCAGCTCGGGACGCGTCGGTGATGGCGACCGGAGCAGAAACTTTGGATTCGTGGCTCAGTGAGTGGAAGTGGAATCAGAGATAAAGTTTGtttgtgatttttgttttaaaacctgTTTGCTCGGAAGTGTTGACGACATGTGACCGTCTCACATCCGAACGTTAACCGGGTCAAAGTGACGTTAACACCGGGGAAACTCACGTTAAACTTGCGGGGGGGATTCACGCACCTGCGggtcaacttttaaaaaaaataattttttcacttgatgttaaaaaaaagttgaaagtTGAATCAGGAAGTTTGCGTTTCTACCCCTGCGCGTACCCGACCAGGACGGTGTTGCCTCTGCGCTTCTGCAAGGCGCGTTCACGATTTGCAGAAATATTTCAGAATTATCGATCAGgaagtttttacttttttaaatttcagtagAAAAACACGGTTTTACAGTTAAAAGCTGGTTTTAGAGACATTTAAGTATCATGAGGGAAATAAGTGCTTCAGTGATCCGGCTCCTTATCAGTCAGCTCATTGAGTTAATCATCGTTTAATCAGGTTTTAACTGATGATAAATgttctcttttatttctcttaCATCATAGTGATATGAATATTTTAGTGGTTTTGATATTTAATGCTCTCACCATGTGCTCCACGTGCCGCCATCAGTTATAAACCCAATGATTTAACAtaataatgaaaagaaatgcaccataatttaatatttacaaatgTCAGTGTCCAAGTTGTGGACATTTTATATTACGATCAACTCAAGTTTATTGTTGATCGGCAGTATGACAGTAAAACATCCTCTTTGTCTCATAATCTCTTTTTGAGATTGAAGTGAATGTGTTTCAGGTGGATTTTAAGCGCCTGTATTTTTAAGGTGTGAGTTTTATGCCTGAACATCTAATAACTGTCTGTTGCAGTCCTattgtacatactgtatatctCCATGTAGGTGTTTCTTCTTACTTActatacatacagtatgtgtcttgtttttctctctgcagaccTGTCTTTGATTTCACTTCCCTGTTAAGTTGTGTTATTTCTGGTTTGTTCCAGATCAGGCCACAGACCCAGAGAACCAGGGGGACAGGTGGGACTGTATCCAGGGCTTCTACCAGCTCGTCAACCAGGAGACAGATGGGtaaggagactgtgtgtgtgtctgtttgtgtgtctgtgtgtatctgtgtgtgtctgtgtgtgccacATGCATCTCGGACCACGTACAGTGATCAGATCTCAATCAGGGTTTCTGCAGAAGTCTACAAATTCAATAATCTGAATTCTAGGCCTTAAAATGTCTCAAGTTTGttaaaatatttcatattagtacttaaaatgtttaaataggTCTTTATTATGTTGACATGTATTCAACACGACTGTGCCTAAAACCtcagtttatttcattttaaagagAATTATAccatctgtctctgcctgtagtttTTGGAGATACCACAGAGTCTCGATTCACCTTATCTTTGAGTAAAGGGAAGTGTGAGTGAGTCCTGGTCCCTGAtgttccttcatatctgtcgcACTCCAAATAAAGATGTTAAATTTCATTCAGTCGTAAATataacctgcagaaaccctgtcaGACTTTattcagacctggtgttaacatccaCTTATGATTGGATCACTCGGGACAGATGTAAGAACCAGATGtgattttacattcacccacacacactcctgcatgtgtttccaCATAGATTTACCAACTGTAAACTTGAATGGACGTCTCGGCAGCAGGCCTCTTGCTCCTTTGACTCTCTTTTGCACAATTGTGTTGTTTGAGAAACAGTTGCTTCACATCCACAGCTTCTCAGTGACAACATTGGGAAAGAGTGAGAGGAAACTCTCCAGCACCTTTTGACCCTTTTCCTCTGCTCAGTAAAACCTCATACTTTCTGGAATCAATGCACAAATCTAATACTGTCTTTGCTGCTGCTTGTGAATAGCTTGTTCCCTGTTGCATCATctcagttttaaaatgtttttcagatATTGTAATGTGATTTGAAACTTGATTTGCAGGCCTCAGGTTGCCACGAGTCTTCTGGCTCATAAGATCCAGTCCCCACAGGAGAGAGAGTCTCTGCAGGCGCTCACTGTGAGTAATCAGACTCCTCACCACACCCTCAAATACCCACGATGTGTATTTTTATCTGTTGTCTAATTTTAGGGTTTCCTAGAGGCTTCTAACaactcttttctttctgaattCTTAAATGTTCTTGTCTTTTAGGTCAGTTTTCATTATCTagtctcctcctcgtcctttgTCCCCTTCACAGTTTACATCAGTTTCTATTTCCTGCTCTTTGTCTCTACTCGGATTCGCTCGTTCATCAACGTAAAACAATGTCTTTGTTTTAACGAGATCCCGTGAGCGAAATCCGTGACCGACTGTGATCACATGGAGACATGAGGAGctttttaaatctgtgttgAAATCTGCCGTGACGCCTGGTTTTCTATGCATCGCAGAGCGCTGCAGGGTCACACTTAGAAACGCCTCTTAGAAGAAGCGTCCTGATGCTCATGTGCCTCGGGTCACGTGATCTCTAAAGGTGGAGAACCACAATCCTGCAGAGACAGaacccgctctctctctctcgctctttatatatatatatgtattaacCTTCCCTTGTTGAAGCTTCATTCCCTGATGGTTTGCTCTGATCTCCAGGTTCTTGAGGCGTGCATGAACAACTGCGGGAAGAGGTTCCACAGCGAGGCGGCAAAGTTTCGGTTTCTCAACGAGCTCATCAAACTCCTCACACCCAAGGTACCGCTggtcacagagagacagatgttCTCAGCAGCTGGAAACTATAAGTTGTTCCTCATTTCATCCAAACAGTCTCTTTACAGTTAAAGTTCAAATAAAAGGAGATTTATTGTCTTGATTCTGTGCGTTTATCTGACAATATCACATTTAGGACGACCACACATGAGTTTGAATCAGAAACTGGTTTATTTACAGAAATgagtttgaatatttatttcaaaaattagggctgggcaagttaactcgttttaatcgagttaactcaagtgatgagttaactcgattgtttatctgccaattattttcttttttcctgttctgcagcattattttcttttttcctgttcttcagcagtcagcaacagactttcacaaaataaaagcctgactttcacaataaaacaataaataatcaaacctgagtgaatgcgagataaaataattaatcgagttaactcatcacttgagttaactcgagttaactcgagttaactcgagttaacttgcccagccctatcaAAAATACAACACCAGCTTATCTAGTGAAAGATCAGGTGAATCTGCCCGACAACACACTCCTGCATCAGAGAGGGTCGTCACACGGCCCAAAACACACATAATAGCtattttatcattatataatctttatttCGTATAAGTTACAAAGTGAATCACACAGAGAATTGGTCTTTCTGAGGAA
The sequence above is a segment of the Limanda limanda chromosome 2, fLimLim1.1, whole genome shotgun sequence genome. Coding sequences within it:
- the ears2 gene encoding probable glutamate--tRNA ligase, mitochondrial — translated: MSVLLRRSCRWCRPNRVGVLVGGRGCSSAPVPVQGEVRVRFAPSPTGFLHLGGLRTALYNYIFAKKYAGAFILRLEDTDQSRLVPGAAESIEDMLEWAGVPPDESPRRGGPLGPYLQSQRLDLYSRTAEQLLQSGDAYHCFCSPQRLELLRKEALRSGQTPRYDNRCRHLRADQVQEKLDQGTSHVIRFRLEAGVEPFQDLIFGWNRHEVAQVEGDPVVIKADGFPTYHLANIVDDHHMKISHVLRGSEWLISTSKHLLMYRALGWKPPTFGHLPLLMNKDGSKLSKRQGDIFIQSYQRDGVLPDALLDITTNCGSGFNTNRMGRRIDELISEFNPSKITTHSALLDLEKLPEFNRIHLQQRIEDQDQCLLLIKDLQRKIQQTYTTEIQEQDVLHEDYIRRVLQLRKGHITSLQELVSPGYSYLWVRPSFTSQQVAALTAEAPHVALLMLKLIDERGEQLTLDLLSEDLKRLSKQTKATKYRDVMKLLRLALSGLQQGPSVAEMMASLGPAEIRHRFQKLLLLSETS